The Dryobates pubescens isolate bDryPub1 chromosome 9, bDryPub1.pri, whole genome shotgun sequence DNA window CCCAGAGCACGGATCTCGCGCCCATTGGAGGGCATGCGCCAAAGTCCCAGCCAATAGGGAGCTGGAAGGCCCGCGCCCGAACTTCCCCCGGCACCCCTCCCGCTCCCCTCGCTCCAGGACTCCGATTCACCCGAGCGCGAGCTCGATCCCGAGTCCTGATGACGCAAGCGCAGCGACCTTCGCACTGTCCCACTCGGCCCTCCCTTCCGATCTCTGATTGGCTGCGCCTGGCAGAACCCTGTTACTCTGTGGGGCGGGAGGGGGGCGGGACGGGGCGTCGAGCGGGATTCGCAGAGGCGGCCGTGGCTGGTGGGTGTATGCACGCGCGGTGGCGGGAAGTGGGGGCCAGCAGCGGTGTGGGTGCGGCGATCGCGGCGGGCGGCCTGCCGGGCCCCCCGCTGGCGGTGATTGACGGCCGTCGCGCCGCCTGCTCGGGGGTGTGGGCGGCCCGCGCGGTGTGCCCGTGGCTGTGCCCGCACGGGCGGCCCGCCCAGCGCAGCCGATTTCGAGGTTTGTGTTGGGGGGAGGAAAGCAATTCGCCCTGGCACGAAGGTACGAAGGCCACTGGGGAGCCCTCAGAGCTCTAATCTCCACTTCCTCGTCCCTGGTGTGGTGATGGGGCTGACGTGCTTGAAGCTCTGTCAGTGAGGACTCCTCAGCTGGGAGCTCTGGCTTCTTGCTGGAACCGAGCTGTGCGTGCGccgctgcagcagggagggctgagccttgcctgGGGAGCTGGCGTGCTTCGCTTCTAGTGTTCTTGCCTAGGGGCAAGCAGGTCTTCCCTGTGCGCTGAATGGGTGTATGTGTTCATGTGTGAATGTAATGACATCCAGCACGTGGCTTGTCGGGTAGTTGCTCATCTCTCTGCTGAGGCCCCAACTTGCGTGCCAGAAATTAATTACTGCCAGTACTTTAGTAAACCCTCAGGAAAATATGATGTCCACAACATCTGGGAGCAGCTTTGGCTGTTGAAGAGCAGCAGTCTCTGTGTACACATTTGCTGGTATCCTGGGGAAAAACAGTAAGACTATGAAGACAACTAACAGGAATAGGGAGAGGATGTGATGTTAGAAAATACTTCAGAAAAATCAAATTGAAATTTTAAACTAGCTGACCCCCTTCACTTAGGACATCCCCTCAGTGCTGTGAAGGTGATCACTACATCTTTAGGAAATGTTTATGAACTTGAGATTATATGTTCTGAGTGATGGGAATAATGGAAATATTTCAAGGGAGCAACTGCTTGCTGCTAAACTTTTTCTGAATTTAGCTGTTATGTTTCAGAAGGTGGTTTTGATTCAAAAAAGTTATGCACATTGGGATAGTCATTTAGTATGTTTAGTTGTtcagagaaaagaaggaaaaggctgCTTCCTAATACCTCGTTTGCCTCCTGCTCATCTGCAGATGAATTATGGTGACAGTTTGCAGTTTGTTCAGTAGGTGCAAGTTAGACttctcacagtgcagaagttgaCAGTAATTTTTCAGAGGTCTCATGGGTGTTTTGGTTTAtctattttggttggttgggttttttttgattgttctgttgggtttttttgtcttcccATGTAAAGGCACTGAATTTGTAGGTAAAGTATTTTGACTTTTCTGAACATCTCTGCAAAATAAGGATGAGGTAAACATAAATAAGTAAAATAATTGatctcctttttctttattataCATGTAACCTGTATAATCATTCTCTGCTCTCAGCTAACACTGATGAAAAGATTTTGAAAGTAAACAGAGAACCCCCACCCTTCCCTTGGATTCCTTCGTCCACAGTCTTGTAAGTACGCCTGTAGCTTGATCTGCATTCATGTATTGTCTGTAGCTGATTCAGAAGACGATTGTAAGTTGACCTGTACTCTGTTGGAAAGGATGCAGAATATGTTGGACTTCCACTTCAGGGGTTTTTAAATGCCATGAATATTGTAATTAAAATAAGATATATTAGAATTTGGTATGTTTTGGTCATATATTAAATGTATGTCCCACGTGGACAGATGAGAAAGTTGAAATGGCTTTGTATGAAGAGCCTTCTGCAAGACCTGTTGAGTGAGTGATAGGTTTCTCATAATTTTGCTTGTGTCCCTGTCTCTTAGGAAAGAATAAATTCttaaccaccaccaccaccagaaatATGTCTGCATGTGATGTATTGCAGAGAAAACTTCTTTGAAAATATGACACAAAAATGAACATATATTCTCAAGACTAGAAAAATTCTCCTTCTTAGCCAAATGTCATCTTTCCTATTTCATTAAGTAAAAAATTGCTCAAGGGTTTCAAATTCTGCTTTCCAAAACTGAGCAACAAGCATCGCTTTAAACACACAAGAGCTTTGTTTCTCTAAAATGTAAAGTGGGGACAATGTATTATGTTCTAAATGAAATAAATAGTTTTGCATATTTGCCATGAATTTCTAAATATTTTCTTAATTCAGAAGTTCCCTACATTCACTTTTAATTCCCCTCAGAACCTTTGCATATAATTTTATTTACTAGCTTCattgtttaatttttattacCATCACTGTAATTAACTTCCTCATTCTGACAGTGATGGATAAtctgtcctcctctgccctgtgcagTATTGTgtcaaataaaaatgaaagcacTGGTGGTTTCATTTAACAAGGCCCTTCCTgcgcacccccccccccccccccccccccatctgtTACCATTCTTTTCAGTCTACTTACTTCCCCTGGAGACTTCTGGTTAGAAGCAAACTGGtgcttttgcttctttgtttcttctttgaatagggaggaaaagagaatcTCATTCTAAATGGCTTTACCCCACAAAGTAGGTTGCTTTTAGAGAGAGGTGATGTTTCCAGACTGACTAAGTACCTTACACGATGTACTGTGCTGTTTCTCTCAAAATAATGTTTTCATGTATATATTTTTAGTAAAGGAGGGAAATAGCCAAAGCAAATAGCTGTGAAATGCATTTTATAACAGCAAGTATTTTCTGTATGTTTCAGTGTCAGTGATGGAACCCCCCAGCCACAGCGCTGTGCACCTGAGTGACTGGCAGAAAAGTTACTTCGCTATTACCTCTGGGACCTGCACACCTGGACAGAAGGCAGATGAATACCGTGCCAAACTCCTGCGTATTCAGTATGCATGGGCAAACTCTGAGATCTCTCAGGTCTGTGCTGCCAACCTGTTTGAAAAATACGCAGAGAAATACTCTGCAATTATTGACTCTGACAACATAGAGACTGGCTTGAATAACTATGCTGAAAACATTTTGACTTTGGCAAAGTGTCAGCAAAATGACAGTGACAAGTGGCAATCTGCCTTGACAACAGATAATGTATTTGAATTAAAGTGTGTGCAAGAGAGGGTGCAGGCTGTCAAAAATTTCCAGCGCTCTCAGATGGCACCAGCAGATGCCTGTGTACAATCTGGTAAAAGGGTCAGTGCTTTTGCTGCTTCAGGACATCCTAAACTCAGTATCTGCAGCAGTACCAGAGAAACTAATCTCTCTGCTGGATCAGCAAAATGTGCAAGTCAGGGACCAGATCTCCTTGAGCATCCTTCATCTTCAAAGTCTCTTCAAAGCAGTGTGTATCCTGTAACTAAACCTTTGGATAAGCTTCCTGCCTCCTTAAATGAACAGGTTCATACAGGTTTCCAGGCAGCTCCACTGTTTGGAAGTAAAGAAGCAACAAGTAGCAGTTCTGTGAAAATGTTGGATAACTGCTGTGATGGACAAAATTTATCTGTTTCAAATCAGTCAGTTGCACCTGCATGGTCTTCAGgttctggaaaaagaaaagcattttatgCTCAGGCCAATGAAGGCAGTGTGGTGATTCCTAGCCTTGCTCCATGCCAGGCTTCCGTTAGTACAGAAACCAATGATTTTTCAGGTTACAGGAACAGAAATGAAGAGAGCAGTGTTCTTGGTTTTAGAACTGCAAAAGAACAGCTATGGGTAGATCAGCAAAAGAAAGCTCAAGGTGTGCCCCAGCGTAACGCTGTCTCATCATACGGAGGTGTAAAAAAATCACTGGGTGCAGGCAGATCTCGGCGTCTGTTTGGCAATTTTATTCCTCCAGTTCCAAAACAAGATGTAAATGAAAATGGAGGAGCACAGTGTAAACCTCATTCAAGAGGATCAACAGATTCATTGCTACCTGTAGATGAACGACTAAAAAACATAGAACCAAAAATGATTGAACTCATTATGCACGAGATCATGGACCACGGGCCTCCTGTCAACTGGGATGACATTGCTGGAGTTGAATATGCTAAAACTACTATAAAAGAAATAGTAGTCTGGCCTATGCTGAGGCCAGACATCTTTACTGGGTTACGTGGTCCTCCTAAAGGAATTCTGCTCTTTGGCCCCCCTGGAACTGGCAAGACTCTTATAGGCAAGTGCATCGCATGCCAGTCTGGAGCGACCTTTTTCAGCATCAGTGCCTCTTCGCTGACTTCCAAATGGGTAGGTGAGGGGGAAAAGATGGTCCGTGCGCTGTTTGCTGTGGCACGATGTCAACAGCCAGCAGTGATTTTCATCGATGAAATTGATTCTCTGTTGTCTCAGCGTGGAGATGGGGAGCATGAGTCATCAAGAAGAATAAAAACTGAATTTCTGGTCCAGTTAGATGGGGCAACAACCTCCTCCGAAGATCGTATTCTAGTGGTTGGAGCAACAAATCGACCCCAAGAAATTGATGAAGCTGCCCGAAGGAGACTAGTGAAGAGACTGTATATTCCTCTTCCAGAAGCCTCAGCTAGGAAGCAGATTGTTACTCGTCTAATGTCAAAGGAGCACTGCTGCCTAAATGAAGAGGAAATTGAACTCATAGTTAAGAAATCAACTGGATTTTCTGGGGCAGACATGACACAGCTCTGCCGAGAAGCTTCTCTGGGCCCTATCCGCAGTCTTCAGTCCACAGACATTGCGACCATCATGCCAGACCAAGTACGGCCTATTGCTTTCCTGGACTTTGAGAGTGCCTTCAAAACTGTGCGTCCCAGCGTTTCCTCAAAGGACCTGGAACTCTATGAAACCTGGAACCAGACATTTGGCTGTGGTAGATAATTGCATCCTACTTGTTTTGCAGAAACATTTCCTGAGCCTCTACCCCATATTAAGCCCATGTCTGCTCTCTATGTTTCTGTCTTTGAAATAAATCTTACAGTATGCAGGCAAGTGTCTAGGCCTTGGCCTGAGGTTTTGCCAGTTGAAAAGACCATAAGAAACTGCTAGTCATGATAGGAGAAATTGCTAAACCTAAGTAAGACAAGCTGACAAAAATTGCAGGTAACTTCTTTGAGCGATGGATGAATGCCACTGATACTTAAGGGGAAGATGCTTAAACCTCACATACAGTTGGAGTACTGGGGGGGAGTCTTGCAAGGCCCACTGTGCTGTGTCAGTAATACCATGCAATGATGAGAACATCCAGTTAATGTTACCAGATATACCAGTTTTGGTTAGGAATGTAGCAGAACTGGAACTCATGGGGAAAAGTAGTTAGAGTCACATTATTTGGGAGGAGATAGTaccagaggaaggaaagagtcAAGGTGGGTGTGGTAAGAACATGCATGGGAAAACATGAGGGGACATAAAAGGGGAAGGTCTCATGTAAGCAGTGGTCTGGTCTGACTGAGCCACTGCAGTTTATCCCAGTTTCTTATTGGAGACTTTCTGGTGAGCTTCAGTCCTGTTCAGCTGGAGATAAGGCAGAAGATGGGTCTGTGTGGCTGGGTTTATGTGAGCACATTtgctgtgtatgtgtgtgctgGTAAAGGCACTACTTGCTCTGTGTCcttgtttctgtgtgtgtggaCTAGGGACTTGTCGTCACTCCTGTCTGGACCCagagcaaaaccagcagcaattGCATCTACCAAACTAAGATGGGAGAAGCCTTAGCCTGAGAGTGTGTCTGGTTGGGCTTTAGTGACTGGGAAGGAGAAATCCTATATCCCCAGGTTGACTGAGTGCTATTGCTCCTTAAAACCAATGATAAAAATGCCTGGCTAGCTTGTATTGGGTGTTCTTATCTAAAGGCTGGAAAAAGTGCACAGCCTTTTGTTCACATAACCTGTCCTTTCCCACTGGCTGGGTAGAGCTGCCTGTGAATGGAAAATAAAAGTTTTTCCTTGGAATCAACAGATTTGGCTGCTGTGGTGTCCATGCTTTTCCTGGATTAACAGTCTGCTCCTTCAAGACTACTCCCCCCCGCCTCCAGCCcagggaaagtaacacacaaaaaacccaaccaaccaaaaccaaccaaaaaagcccacaacaaCCTGGGATGAGAAATAGTTTAATGAGATGatacaatgcatgattacctGTTTCACACAAAAGCACAGCAAattgcagaagcagcatcagaagccagcaataaaacagcacccccccagcccccaccaactacacagcccagcagaaaagaccaacacccccaaactGGAAACCAGAAGCAACAACTGGAAACAGGAAACCTCTCACGTTACAATATGAACTTCAAGCCTcctgatactttgctccagccagcactttaatTTTGAAGCTGGTATGATGGCAGCATGGTACTGAATACTCATCTGCAGATTCAAGTCAGCTTTATTTTTAGTTTCTCTGAAGCACTTTTACCTCTCCTGGTGAAAATGCAGAGCTTAAAAGCTAGTCTTACATTTTTCTAAACACAGCTAAAGGCTCTTTAGCTAGTAGTTTTATAAATCCATTTGGGATCTGCAGGGGCCATGAGACTGTAGTGAATCTTGAATTCAGAGTAATTTGGAAGAATTGGCATGTCATTAAACAATCAGTTCTATTTTTAGCTTATGTTCTAGTAAAGTCTGATTTGCATTAGAAATTGTTTTGCAGAGTTACAGAAATTCAGATATGAAAGTCTGTCTTAGTTTCTGAAGCTGGAAGTATTTTGCCACAATAAATGATGCAGTCCAAACTGGTTGACTTTTCTGCCATTTGGGTAAATATTATGAGATTCAATCCCTTACAAGTTTTGTTTTGGAGAGCTGTAAGCATGCACTAGTTAAGATTTTTGCTCTTCAATTGTAATGAAAACACAGTGACTGAAAACTCCACAGAATTTTATTTAGTAAGGCCTAAGGATTGCTCGTGGGTAATGAAACCCTTATGTATGATTAAGTAATTGCCTAGCATGTGCTGGGAATTAATCTAGTATGCTATGTGAGCTATGCTATGTATCTGAATATTTATATATTAATGGAAGTGGGAAATGGCTCTGCTGAAGGAACCGGTGTGAACACACATGGTCACATAAGATAAAACTATGATGATGACATGGACTGGGAGAGAAATGCTGTACTGCTGTATTTGCCTCCTGCAAAATGGAACCTGTGGAAGAGAAAATAGCTAGAACCAGCAGGCAGTATTCTTCCTCCTATTCCTGCGTTATTCATTACTTAGCACTCTCTTGATTCAAACAAACATGCTTTTGTTTtagaaaacacacagaaatagTGAAAGGGAACATTATGTAAAGTTTATTCTTGTACAGTAATGGTGCAGGTAATACGACTGTCTCTTCAGCTATCTGGCAATATTCAGGCTTTGCTACAGGACTCACAATTCAGCAGGACTTCCAATATTAGCCCAATATGTATTTCATAACCTGCTGCAACAGTGCCACCAAACAGGAGATTAGATTGCCAGTAACATCATTtcacaaaatacagaaaattgCATGGAAGTGGGGCATGACTGTAATTTAAGGGAAATGGTGCAGATAAATCCACTTTAATGGATTGCTTTAGTGTATGCAGAAACCTATGTACTtcattatttattctttttggcTGGATGAACTTTGTAAGGAGAAATACAGGACTATCCTCTGGTTTTGTGGTTCAGTAACATTTGGTGCACAATCTCTTAGTTTCTCTTAAGAAAaggtaaataatttcttttctggAAAAAGTGAGGTCTTATTAATAATCAAGGCAATTCAGACTCTTTGTTTTCTCAGTGCATCTTCTGTTTGAGTTAGCTAAATTGTCTCTGAGCAGTATGAAATCCCCAGATGAATTTTTATTTATAGAAAACTCTGCTGACACAAGCAGGTAAAAAAATGATGAGCAGCAGCAATGATCATCATCTGCTAATGGCAAATGGATGAAAACCAGGCTGGCCTCTAAAACACTGCTAAAAGTGTCCAATTGAAATGAGGCAATTTCTGTTATTCTGATAGAAACTATGGAGTTTCTTGCAATGACATGTCACTGGAAAagaaacccaccaaacaaacaagaaaaccccaCTTTTCCTGTGGTGCTCAAAGGGGTGGGAGGCTCTGGTCTGTATATCTTTTCCCAGCTTGGTTTCTCCCTGTTTGGGGGCCATTGGGTGATGAATGAAAGCACAATCTCCATTGCTGTATAGcaatgagattccagaaatgtAGAGAGCAGACCATCTCAGAAGCCCTCTGTGAAGTCCTTTGTTATGGTGGTGTAGAATTACTTGCATTACAGAGATGTAGAGTGtccttaacagatgaagcagctaagAGAAGTCTCGAGCATCCCTAGTGGCATCCCTAAACCAAAGACCTTGCCAGAAGAAGTAGCTAACAAAAGCAGAAGTCTCAAGCAGCCCTAAATCCCCAAGCTCCTCTATTACTCAGAGTGGGTGTTTATATACTCTTTGTTGAATATGGTTTACCAAGAAAATGTGCACTGGGATGATAATAATTTATTAATGTCTTCAGAAAGCATCTTCAGAAAGTATCATGCAAGAGTTGTAAAAGGCTCACAGAAAGTAAGATATGTTCTCTATTCATATTCTTGTATTGCCAAGGCTTATAGCCTGTTCTAGAGCAATACTAGGTTGTCTTCTTATGATGCAGGAAagtgcagcagcaagcagaattCAACATTCTCTTTCAGAAACTGAGGGTAAAAGAAAGTGAATGACAGCTGCAGGGTTGCTGAAAAAATCCTGAATGTGTTTTTCAGGCTGACAGGGAGACGATGCAATGCCTCCTCACTCTAGGGATACTGGGCAAAAGGGGAGCCACTGCCACTTCTCCATCTGGGCATGACTGGAGCTATTAGttgagcagggaggaggggaccAGAAAGAGAAACTTTCAGCTGTGCAGGCTCAAGCAGGGACAAGGCTGATGCTGTTGTAGCATCACTACCACATAGTTCCTGCTACTTTGGATGTGTGCACCTTAGATGGTCTCTCAGATTCCTTAGCAACATCCTGAACTTGAGTGCCCCTCTATTTGGGTTGAGTTAGTTTGTAGACTCCGTGGGTCAGGTGGCATCTTGTGTTCTGAGGTACTTCTGGACATACCACACTTCCCTTTGGCTACTGGTGTATGCAGCATGATCAAACATCCAAGCTAGAAGTACAGCTGGGCTCTTTTGATGCTTTTCACCAAAGCCACGCAAGAAAAGCCTCCAGGAGCATGGGTTTTCCTTAAATTATACCAACAGAAAATTCCAGTTTGAAATTAGTTTGCCTGCTTTTGGAACTGGAATACTGCAATCTGAAGTTCTCTGTAAAGTG harbors:
- the FIGNL1 gene encoding fidgetin-like protein 1, yielding MEPPSHSAVHLSDWQKSYFAITSGTCTPGQKADEYRAKLLRIQYAWANSEISQVCAANLFEKYAEKYSAIIDSDNIETGLNNYAENILTLAKCQQNDSDKWQSALTTDNVFELKCVQERVQAVKNFQRSQMAPADACVQSGKRVSAFAASGHPKLSICSSTRETNLSAGSAKCASQGPDLLEHPSSSKSLQSSVYPVTKPLDKLPASLNEQVHTGFQAAPLFGSKEATSSSSVKMLDNCCDGQNLSVSNQSVAPAWSSGSGKRKAFYAQANEGSVVIPSLAPCQASVSTETNDFSGYRNRNEESSVLGFRTAKEQLWVDQQKKAQGVPQRNAVSSYGGVKKSLGAGRSRRLFGNFIPPVPKQDVNENGGAQCKPHSRGSTDSLLPVDERLKNIEPKMIELIMHEIMDHGPPVNWDDIAGVEYAKTTIKEIVVWPMLRPDIFTGLRGPPKGILLFGPPGTGKTLIGKCIACQSGATFFSISASSLTSKWVGEGEKMVRALFAVARCQQPAVIFIDEIDSLLSQRGDGEHESSRRIKTEFLVQLDGATTSSEDRILVVGATNRPQEIDEAARRRLVKRLYIPLPEASARKQIVTRLMSKEHCCLNEEEIELIVKKSTGFSGADMTQLCREASLGPIRSLQSTDIATIMPDQVRPIAFLDFESAFKTVRPSVSSKDLELYETWNQTFGCGR